One window of the Colletotrichum destructivum chromosome 4, complete sequence genome contains the following:
- a CDS encoding Putative amino acid permease: protein MAPQEGVLPTTVEADEKAIGGPPGYDSGSGKAVRGAISEEAWATRAGLNLTSFKKREYGRGIVELDRAMSSRHLHMIAIGGSIGAGFFVGSGGALSKGGPGSLFIDFLLVGIMMFNVVYALGELAVMYPVSGGFYTYSTRFIDPSWGFAMGWNYVFQWAIVLPLELTVSGLVVQYWNQEVSVAVWITLFFLVIVIINIFGSIGYAEEEFWSSCLKLAATIVFMIIALVLVLGGGPESGQYSEYSGAKLWYDPGAFRNGFKGFCSVFVTAAFSFSGTELVGLAAAEAKNPVKSLPGAIKQVFWRISLFYILGLFFVGLLIPSDDPSLLSESSYSDVKASPFVLVGKYAGLKGFDHFMNVVILVSVISIGVSGVYGGSRTLTALAQQGYAPKIFTYIDRSGRPLPSVFAILIFGPLAYVNLNASGPVVFDWLLALSGLAAVFTWGSICLAHIRFRKAWAYHGHTTDEIPFKAIGGTVGSWIGLFLCFVVLAAQFYTAIAPPGTSELNGAEGFFKSYLALPVVMVFWMGGFLWKRTGWLRTAQMDVDTGRRELDWDEIHAYRARIAALPKWRRIIHHVW from the exons ATGGCTCCTCAAGAAGGGGTCCTCCCCACAAcggtcgaggccgatgagaaggccatcggcggcccTCCCGGCTACGACTCGGGCagcggcaaggccgtccgCGGCGCCATCAGCGAGGAGGCCTGGGCCACCCGCGCCGGCCTGAACCTGACCTCGTTCAAGAAGCGCGAGTATGGccgcggcatcgtcgagctcgaccgcGCCATGAGCAGTCGCCACCTCCACATGATCGCCATCGGTGGCTCCATCGGCGCCGGTTTCTTCGTCGGTTCCGGTGGTGCCCTGAGCAAGGGT GGTCCCGGTTCCCTCTTCATCGACTTCCTTCTCGTTGGTATTATGATGTTCAACGTCG TGTACGCCCTTGGTGAACTCGCCGTCATGTACCCCGTCTCTGGTGGCTTCTACACGTACTCGACTCGCTTCATCGACCCCTCCTGGGGATTCGCCATGGGCTGGAACTACGTCTTCCAGTGGGCCATCGTGCTCCCGCTCGAGCTGACGGTATccggtctcgtcgtccagtACTGGAACCAAGAAGTCAGCGTCGCCGTCTGGATtaccctcttcttcctcgtcatcgtcatcatcaacatTTTCGGCTCCATCGGGTACGCCGAGGAAGAGTTCTGGTCGTCGTGCCTCAAGCTCGCTGCGACCATCGTCTTCATGatcatcgccctcgtcctcgtcctcggcggcggcccggAGAGCGGTCAATACAGCGAGTACTCGGGCGCGAAGCTGTGGTACGACCCCGGCGCCTTCCGCAACGGCTTCAAGGGCTTCTGCTCCGTCTTCGTCACagccgccttctccttctccggTACTGAGCTGGTTGGtctggccgcggccgaggccaagaaccCCGTCAAGTCGCTCCCGGGCGCCATCAAGCAGGTGTTCTGGCGTATCTCGCTCTTCTACATCCTGggtctcttcttcgtcggtcTGTTGATCCCCTCCGACGACCCCTCGCTGCTGTCCGAGTCCTCGTACTCGGACGTCAAGGCGTCCCCCTTCGTGCTGGTCGGAAAGTACGCCGGCCTCAAGGGCTTCGACCACTTCATgaacgtcgtcatcctcgtgTCCGTCATCTCCATCGGCGTGTCGGGTGTCTATGGTGGATCGCGTACGCTCACCGCCCTGGCCCAGCAGGGTTACGCGCCCAAGATCTTCACCTACATCGACCGCTCCGGACGTCCCCTGCCGTCCGTCTTcgccatcctcatcttcggccCGTTGGCGTATGTCAACCTCAACGCCAGCGGacccgtcgtcttcgactGGTTGTTGGCGCTTTCGGGtctggccgccgtcttcacctGGGGTTCCATCTGCCTGGCACACATCCGCTTCCGCAAGGCGTGGGCGTACCACGGCCACACGACGGACGAGATTCCGTTCAAGGCCATCGGTGGCACCGTCGGCTCCTGGATCGGTCTCTTCCTCTGCTTTGTCGTTCTCGCTGCTCAG TTTTACACTGCGATTGCCCCTCCCGGTACGAGCGAGCTCAACGGTGCTGAAGGCTTCTTCAAGTCGtacctcgccctccccgTCGTCATGGTCTTCTGGATGGGCGGTTTCCTCTGGAAGCGCACTGGCTGGCTCCGTACGGCGCAGATGGACGTCGACACTGGCCGACGTGAGCTCGACTGGGACGAGATCCACGCTTACCGCGCGCGCATCGCGGCGTTGCCCAAGTGGAGACGCATCATTCACCACGTGTGGTAG
- a CDS encoding Putative oligopeptide transporter, OPT superfamily, whose translation MTDIREERVPGQGQGHGQDGVFSSEKNTPFVHTNFDEGEFNGHVEKDLNVTEDDLLEAKELASQLSLEEVREMMFNVHKIHEKDPNFPLAIIEKIEDFLANDDVFENPEKHETLIQEMKLEAALITGNSPYAEVRAVVDNHDDPTMPVSTIRAWTIGLVFSALLAFVNQLFSVRYPSITILANVAQLLAYPFGKLWEKTLPDVGFTLAGQRISLNPGPFNRKEHMLITIMANVAYNIPYTNYIIWTQWLPKFFNQSWASNFGYQLLISLSTNFIGYGLAGLCRRFLVYPSYCVWPASLVTIALNSAFHTDKNSTVDGPFRTVWRASRQKFFYMAFAAMFVWFWFPNYLFTALSSFSWITWIAPKSRDLATVTGFNSGLGINPWPTFDWNILLYDNTDPLMVPFFSTFNKFLGAFFSMFIVLAIWYTNTYNTGYLPINSNKVYDHFGSLYNVSRAVNEHGLFDKEAYEAYSPPFLGAANVMVYMFFFAIYTATITYAFLYHRHEIVLGFKALVGSFRKNSDIEKDQVLDVHNRLMKVYPEVPEWWYLATAVVAAGLGCAGIAAWPTYTTVGVVFYGIILCLIFVVPVGIIKAMTGIEVTLNVLAEFIGGSWVEGNALAMNFFKSFGYVTCAHAVWFSNDLKLAHYVKIPPRHTFWAQMIATFISTLVCLAVLKFQFSIENICTEDAANKFTCPGVNTFFTASVLWGTVGPKKIWGAGGQYTATLLGFPLGVFIVLFFWGLNKTFPKWKWVRQIHPVAIMYGCLVWAPYNMSFVWPSVPIAYFSWVFLKGRFLGFWSKYNFVLSAAFSCGIAISGIVMFFALQWQDVEIDWWGNSVVSGGCEGKACRLLTLAEGEYFGPRIGDFH comes from the exons ATGACCGACATCCGCGAGGAACGGGTCCccggccaaggccagggccaCGGCCAGGACGGCGTCTTCTCGAGCGAGAAGAACACTCCT TTCGTCCACACCAACTTTGACGAGGGCGAATTCAATGGCCacgtcgagaaggacctGAACGTcaccgaggacgacctcctcgaggccaaggagctcgCGTCGCAGCTGTCCCTCGAGGAGGTGCGCGAGATGATGTTCAACGTGCACAAGATCCACGAGAAGGACCCCAACTTCCCgctcgccatcatcgagaagaTCGAGgacttcctcgccaacgacgacgtgTTCGAGAACCCCGAGAAGCACGAGACGCTGATCCAGGAGATgaagctcgaggccgccctcaTCACGGGCAACTCGCCCTACGCCGAggtccgcgccgtcgtcgacaaccaCGACGACCCGACCATGCCCGTCTCGACCATCCGCGCCTGGACCATCGGCCTGGTCTTCTCCGCCCTGCTCGCCTTCGTCAACCAGCTCTTCTCCGTCCGCTACCCGTCCATCACCATCCTGGCCAACGTCGCCCAGCTGCTCGCCTACCCCTTCGGCAAGCTCTGGGAGAAGACCCTCCCGGACGTCGGCTTCACCCTGGCCGGCCAGCGCATCTCGCTCAACCCGGGCCCCTTCAACCGTAAGGAGCACATGctcatcaccatcatggccaacgTTGCCTACAACATCCCTTACACCAACTACATCATCTGGACTCAGTG GCTTCCCAAGTTCTTCAACCAGTCGTGGGCCTCCAACTTTGGCTACCAGCTCCTCATCTCGCTGTCCACCAACTTCATCGGATACGGTCTTGCCGGCCTTTGCCGTCGCTTCCTCGTCTACCCTTCCTACTGTGTCTGGCCCGCCTCcctcgtcaccatcgccCTGAACTCGGCCTTCCACACCGACAAGAACTCGACCGTTGACGGGCCCTTCCGCACCGTCTGGCGCGCCAGCCGACAGAAGTTCTTCTACAtggccttcgccgccatgtTCGTGTGGTTCTGGTTCCCCAACTACCTGTTCACCGCCCTGTCTTCCTTCAGCTGGATCACATGGATCGCTCCCAAGAGCCGAGACCTCGCGACGGTTACTGGCTTCAACAGCGGTCTCGGTATCAACCCCTGGCCCACCTTTGACTGGAACATCCT CCTGTACGACAACACCGACCCCTTGATggtccccttcttctcgaccttcAACAAGTTCCTcggcgccttcttctccatgtTCATCGTCTTGGCCATCTGGTACACCAACACCTACAACACGGGATACCTGCCCATCAACTCCAACAAGGTCTACGACCACTTCGGCTCCCTCTACAACGTGTCCCGCGCCGTCAACGAGCACGGCCTCTTCGACAAGGAGGCCTACGAGGCCTACtcgccccccttcctcggTGCCGCCAACGTCATGGTCTACAtgttcttcttcgccatctACACCGCCACCATCACCTACGCCTTCCTCTACCACCGCCACGAGATTGTCCTCGGCTTCAAGGCCCTGGTCGGCAGCTTCAGGAAGAACAGTGATATCGAGAAGGACCAGGTTCTCGATGTTCACAACCGTCTCATGAAGG TCTACCCTGAGGTCCCCGAGTGGTGGTACTTGGCCACAgccgtcgttgccgccggtCTCGGATGTGCCGGAATCGCCGCGTGGCCCACGTACACGACGGTGGGTGTCGTCTTCTACGGTATCATCCTCTgcctcatcttcgtcgttcccgtcggcatcatcaaggCCATGACCGGTATCGAGGTCACCCTcaacgtcctcgccgagttCATCGGTGGTTCTTGGGTCGAGGGCAACGCGCTGGCTATGAACTTCTTCAAGTCCTTCGGCTACGTCACCTGCGCGCACGCCGTCTGGTTCTCCAACGACCTGAAGCTCGCCCACTACGTCAAGATCCCGCCCCGCCACACCTTTTGGGCTCAGATGATTGCCACCTTCATCTCGACGCTCGTCTGtctcgccgtcctcaagTTCCAGTTCTCCATCGAGAACATCTGCACCGAGGATGCCGCCAACAAGTTCACGTGCCCCGGCGTCAACACCTTCTTCACCGCCTCCGTCCTCTGGGGTACCGTCGGCCCCAAGAAGATCTGGGGCGCTGGTGGCCAGTACACGGCGACCCTCCTCGGATTCCCCCTCGgcgtcttcatcgtcctcttcttctggggACTCAACAAGACCTTCCCCAAGTGGAAGTGGGTTCGCCAGATCCACCCCGTTGCCATCATGTACGGATGCCTCGTCTGGGCTCCTTACAACATGTCCTTCGTCTGGCCTTCCGTTCCCATTGCATACTTCTCCTGGGTGTTCCTCAAGGGTCGTTTCTTGGGCTTTTGGTCCAAG TACAACTTCGTTCTCTCTGCCGCCTTCTCTTGCGGTATTGCCATTTCCGGCATTGTCATGTTCTTCGCCCTTCAGTGGCAAGACGTTGAGATCGACTGGTGGGGCAACAGTGTCGTCTCGGGTGGTTGCGAGGGCAAGGCATGCCGCCTCCTCActctcgccgagggcgaaTACTTTGGCCCCCGTATCGGCGACTTCCATTAA
- a CDS encoding Putative short-chain dehydrogenase/reductase SDR, NAD(P)-binding domain superfamily — protein sequence MAVDAESHHIAASTDIIDTDIKTFSILPSAFRPYHHIPFVMTSSIDLAPLTMGAGRLFVTSQFCATVRTPPKALSLAGQTAIVTGANVGLGLTCAGQLLEHGLSRLIIAVRSIESGKAAAKALGEKHPAAAIEVWALDMMSYRSIQAFADRCSTLSRIDVAILNAGIARESFNLSPEGHEEMVQVNYLSTVLLSVLLLPLLKEKKTAGRPGRLTIVNSGATFSAKFPEHDKVPLIAALDDETNFDLTDRYQTSKLLGQLVIGDIVEYVRKEDVIVNLVDPGLCKGTGLHRHLGGGLRAVFGVTKAMTGRSLEEGASTYLDAAVVRGDETHGSFLMDWKIHPFATFVYTPEGKASGKRLWDETLQELEFAGVHSILRSMKSDSS from the exons ATGGCCGTCGATGCCGAATCACACCACATCGCAGCGAGCACCGACATCATCGACACAGACATCAAGACATTCAGCATTCTTCCATCAGCATTCAGGCCATATCACCATATCCCGTTCGTAATGACAAGCTCCATCGATCTAGCGCCTCTCACCATGGGGGCGGGGAGACTCTTCGTCACATCCCAGTTCTGCGCCACGGTCCGCACACCGCCAAAAGCTCTCTCCCTCGCGGGGCAGACAGCCATCGTCACCGGGGCCAACGTCGGTCTAGGCTTGACGTGCGCAGGCCAGCTGCTGGAACACGGCCTGTCTcgcctcatcatcgccgtaCGGTCCATAGAAAGCGGGAAGGCTGCGGCCAAGGCCCTCGGAGAGAAacaccccgccgccgccatcgaggtcTGGGCCCTGGACATGATGTCGTACAGGTCGATCCAGGCGTTTGCGGACCGGTGCTCCACGCTATCGCGGATCGACGTCGCCATCCTGAACGCCGGAATAGCTAGGGAGAGCTTCAACCTCTCGCCCGAGGGCCACGAGGAGATGGTCCAGGTCAACTATCTGTCCACCGTtctcctctccgtcctcctcctgcctttgttgaaggagaagaaaaccGCTGGGAGGCCCGGCCGGTTGACCATCGTCAACTCGGGCGCTACCTTTAGTGCCAAGTTTCCGGAGCACGACAAGGTGCCGTTGATAGCGGCGTTGGACGATGAGACGAACTTTGACCTCACCGATAGATACCAGACATCCAAGCTCCTGGGCcagctcgtcatcggcgaTATTGTCGAGTACGTCCGTAAGGAGGACGTCATCGTCAATCTTGTTGACCCGGGCCTGTGCAAAGGAACCGGGCTTCATCGGCATCTGGGCGGCGGACTGAGGGCCGTCTTCGGAGTAACCAAAGCCATGACCGGGAGAAGTCTCGAGGAGGGAGCGTCGACGTACCTTGATGCCGCTGTGGTCCGGGGAGACGAGACACACGGCAGCTTCCTCATGGATTGGAAGATCCATCC GTTCGCCACGTTTGTGTACACACCAGAAGGAAAGGCCAGCGGGAAACGGCTTTGGGATGAGACTCTTCAGGAACTGGAATTCGCCGGGGTGCACTCGATCCTCCGCTCCATGAAGTCAGATTCGTCATGA